The following are from one region of the Trichoplusia ni isolate ovarian cell line Hi5 chromosome 1, tn1, whole genome shotgun sequence genome:
- the LOC113498807 gene encoding uncharacterized protein LOC113498807: protein MPRKYYRKSLRATTYTQEDLNAALESIAKGEKSQYAAAKHYRIPVSTLNDRIKGKTRIKSQTLGRPTAIPDEIEVRLANALIILEKWGFGLSRVEIINLVEEFIKLNEIATPFRNGRPGSDWLYNFRKRHGLSIKKPQPIEHVRRQMTDPFIIEEYFNLLEKVLLDLDLVNRPSQVWNLDETSVSLDPSKTKVVGKIGKASSRTTFGTGKENITVLTAVNANGVKLTPLIVFKGKYVWNQWIADVKNEYGFELAYAASKKGWMETDIFRNYMEKVFIPNLGDERPVLLIYDGHGSHVDISVVELATRNGVTILKLPPHTSHLLQPLDVCVFKSFKTRWDAKLVEWQRHNVGVKLPKKEFSKLFAKIWHEINPEIIRNGFKKAGIIPFNRNTIPVEKYDPRSYSRWLKSKSENESCASHHVNMTTNTVQSLNNLCVYAINLYLHQTVIPHMSIPNDTLSANTMNNCLFIHSDYIPESYQEEETVTKEPEVLTKNMPNKIIILSDIMIKPGTSNVHSLTRLSKNGKENTTFVASNSCDLPECLQTPHNLKKPVDYEHTFENLLLERIRQTRPENNKTKRKRVGLGAEIITQKCLENYNTQITTKLKNTKEKKKNKVVNEKQDETVANPKINNKRNKKEQTDNKLKKIKKRKIEADTKENNRQKGKLCDSDSDSSISSLFELADSDEIDYEEYIAELLNQEIDKENDEPNESMGLHDIAYFTKQDELKENDWIVARFATKKSLKHFVGRVLSIDKTIPTVKFLRKVKDSKYNKGTVFTYPIIDDICTIKHSDDIVSILPEPQILRRGQIIFDINFNNFNIQ from the coding sequence ATGCCacgaaaatattatagaaaatcgCTTCGCGCCACTACTTACACTCAGGAAGATTTAAATGCTGCCTTAGAAAGTATAGCAAAAGGAGAAAAAAGCCAATATGCTGCTGCAAAACATTACAGAATACCAGTATCGACACTCAATGACAGGATTAAGGgtaaaactagaataaaaagCCAAACCCTGGGTAGACCAACCGCCATTCCTGACGAAATAGAAGTCAGATTAGCCAATGCTCTAATAATACTGGAAAAATGGGGTTTTGGTCTCTCCAGGGTCGAAATAATAAACCTCGTCGAAGAATTTATCAAACTGAATGAAATCGCTACACCGTTTAGGAATGGGAGGCCGGGATCGGACTGGCTGTATAATTTCCGCAAGCGCCATGGcctttctataaaaaaaccaCAGCCTATAGAGCATGTCCGACGACAAATGACGGATCCATTTATtattgaagaatattttaatttactagaAAAGGTATTGCTGGACCTTGATTTAGTAAACAGACCTAGCCAAGTATGGAACCTAGATGAAACATCGGTGTCTCTTGATCCATCAAAGACTAAGGTAGTTGGCAAAATCGGAAAAGCTTCATCACGCACTACATTTGGCACAGGAAAAGAGAATATAACAGTGTTGACTGCAGTTAATGCTAATGGAGTAAAGTTAACGCcacttattgtttttaaaggtaAATACGTTTGGAATCAGTGGATAGCGGACGTAAAAAATGAATACGGTTTTGAATTAGCATATGCTGCTAGTAAAAAAGGTTGGATGGAGACGGACATATTCCGTAATTACATGGAAAAAGTCTTCATTCCCAATCTTGGAGACGAAAGACCTGTATTACTGATTTATGATGGCCACGGAAGCCATGTCGATATTTCTGTCGTAGAATTAGCTACCCGTAATGgtgttactattttaaaattgccaCCTCACACTTCACATTTACTACAACCCCTTGACGTCTGCGTCttcaaatcatttaaaacaCGATGGGATGCTAAGTTGGTAGAATGGCAACGACATAATGTGGGTGTTAAATTACccaaaaaagaattttcaaaactgTTTGCAAAAATATGGCACGAAATTAATCCCGAAATTATACGTAATGGTTTTAAGAAGGCAGGAATTATTCCTTTCAATCGCAATACGATTCCTGTTGAAAAGTATGATCCCAGATCTTATAGCAGATGGCTTAAAAGCAAATCTGAAAACGAAAGTTGTGCGTCTCATCATGTAAATATGACGACTAACACTGTCCAGAGCCTTAATAACTTATGTGTTTATGCTATCAATTTGTATTTACATCAAACTGTTATACCACACATGTCTATACCAAATGACACGCTATCTGCTAATACAATGAATAACTGCTTATTTATACATAGTGATTATATACCGGAAAGCTATCAAGAGGAAGAAACTGTTACTAAAGAGCCCGAagtgttaacaaaaaatatgcccaataaaataattatactctCTGACATAATGATTAAACCTGGTACTTCAAATGTCCATTCTTTGACCAGACTTTCCAAAAACGGTAAAGAAAACACTACTTTTGTTGCTTCAAATAGTTGTGACCTGCCAGAATGTCTACAAACACCACATAATTTGAAAAAACCAGTTGATTATGAACACACGTttgaaaatttacttttagaaaGAATACGACAGACTAGACCCGAAAACAATAAGACCAAGAGAAAGCGTGTAGGTCTTGGTGCTGAAATTATTACACAGAAATGTTTAGAAAACTATAATACACAAATAacgacaaaactaaaaaataccaaagaaaagaaaaaaaataaagtggtaAACGAAAAACAAGATGAAACCGTTGCtaatcctaaaataaataataaaagaaataagaaggAACAAACtgacaataaattaaagaaaattaagaaaagaaaaattgaagctgatactaaagaaaataatagacAAAAAGGGAAACTCTGTGACAGTGACAGTGATTCGAGCATAtcttctttatttgaattagcTGATTCAGACGAAATAGATTATGAAGAATATATAGCTGAACTTTTAAACCAAGAAATAGACAAAGAAAATGATGAGCCCAATGAGTCAATGGGACTACATGATATTGCATATTTTACTAAACAggatgaattaaaagaaaatgactgGATAGTAGCCCGTTTCGCCacaaaaaaaagcttaaaacattttgttggcAGAGTATTATCGATTGACAAGACGATACCTACCGTCAAGTTTTTACGTAAAGTTAAGGATAGTAAATATAACAAAGGAACAGTATTCACTTACCCAATAATTGACGACATTTGTACCATAAAACATAGTGATGACATAGTGTCAATATTGCCAGAGCCACAGATTTTAAGGCGGGgtcaaattatatttgacatcaatttcaataattttaacatacaatag
- the LOC113497384 gene encoding macrophage mannose receptor 1-like: protein MKWCLRLIVLILFIRFIESSFRCDYTFSTVAMAWFKHFVIPATWFDARLRCNLEGATLASPTTPEIDAEMTHILKNFFSAESEIFTGIHATFSQGDYYTIEGIPLAEISATWAEDEPNNLGNNESCITLNHHGDLADRSCEETRPYICYRKYELEKEANECGTVDSEYRLDTRTNKCYKFHTQPRTFWRANFVCSAEGGHLAIINSETEAKVLKELFAKYPAVKMTGIFWKDVAFIGFANWGEQGELRTIHGQTLWEAGYSKFSPGEPNNATTGEYCGAIYRTSLLIDLWCNNVYAFICEKDPKYPAVCTAHLNDANVETKS from the exons ATGAAGTGGTGTTTAAGATTGATTGTGTTAATTctttttattcgatttataG AATCCTCATTTAGATGCGACTACACGTTCAGTACAGTCGCAATGGCCTGGTTTAAACATTTTGTGATCCCCGCCACTTGGTTCGATGCCCGTTTGAGGTGCAATCTTGAag GTGCAACTCTAGCTTCACCGACGACACCAGAAATCGATGCTGAAATGACtcacattttaaagaatttcttCTCTGCCGAAAGTGAAATTTTTACTGGTATTCATGCGACCTTTTCTCAAGGAGACTACTATACTATTGAAG GTATCCCGTTAGCCGAAATCTCTGCAACTTGGGCTGAGGATGAGCCCAACAATTTGGGCAACAATGAAAGTTGTATAACATTGAATCACCATGGAGATTTAGCTGATCGTTCTTGTGAAGAAACACGCCCATACAtttgttatagaaaatatgaaCTTGAAAAGGAAGCCAACGAATGTGGAACTGTTGATTCAG AATATCGTTTAGACACCAGAACGAACAAATGCTACAAATTCCACACACAACCTCGTACGTTTTGGAGAGCTAACTTCGTATGCTCTGCTGAAGGCGGCCATCTTGCAATAATCAATAGCGAAACTGAAGCGAAGGTTCTAAAAGAACTGTTCGCTAAATATCCTGCAGTTAAGATGACTGGAATCTTCTGGAAAGATGTTGCTTTCATTGGCTTTGCAAATTGGGGCGAACAAGGAGAACTGAGGACCATCCATG GTCAAACGCTTTGGGAAGCGGGTTACTCCAAATTTTCTCCTGGAGAACCGAACAATGCCACAACTGGGGAATACTGTGGCGCGATATATCGTACTAGTTTATTGATCGATTTGTGGTGTAACAATGTATACgcttttatttgtgaaaaagaTCCGAAATACCCCGCAGTATGCACTGCACATTTAAATGATGCGAACGTTGAGACAAAGAGTTAA